In Aliivibrio fischeri, the sequence TTACGCATACTAATTCTGAAATGGCTGCTGCTGCAAATGAGCAAAATAGGGCGATATCTTCTATTAGTGAAAATGTGAATGTTATCAGTGAGAGCATTAATCAAAATGTGGAAGGGATAAAAGAAAGTGCTCAGGCAAGTAGTCACTTATCTGAGCTATCTGAAGGGCAGAAATCTAAGTTGGCATTTTTTAATGTATAAAGGGTAATTCGATAGGCTGTATTTATGAAATACAGCCTATTACTATTTATAGCAAAAAGTTAAATATGCGATATTTGTATTTTCCATATAGATATAATTAACCCCGTTTCCCATTGGATATATGTGATTAAAATAAGTAGAGTGCTTGCCATTTTTTAAAAGTGGGAAAGCATAGAGCTGATTTTGATCTTTTATGGTTCCAAATTGTTGACGTCCAGACTTAATCCCACTGTATTTTTCATCCCGACTTATTTTGCCAATGTAATGTGTAATAGGTTGATTTTTAACTTTTTCTGTTTCTACGTTTAGATTTACAGAGTAGCCAAAGCTACCAATGTATCCCGATTCTTTTACATAAGCAGATAACTCTGCCTTGTATTGATTATTATTTAATTTAGTTACGTCATAATTAATAAATGCATGTCCAGAATAAGCACTATTATTTAAAGCTCTTAAATTAATACTACTTGATACTTTATAATTACCATCTTTGTTAGAATTATAAAAAATTGGTTCACCAATCGGTTTGTTAAATTTAAATTCAATATTACTTATTAGCTTATTTATATCGATATTTTCATTGCTATTATCAATAAAAAATATTTTATTATATATGCTTGAACACTCTTGGTCTGTCATTTTACATGCAGATAAACTCAATACTTTATCTTGTATGTTTATGAAATATCTTATGTTTTTGTCTAGTATTTCTGGGTTTATTACAACAGGTTTTGAGTTTGATGTTTGATAGATATTGTCGCTTACTTTGATTAAGGATTGATTAATCTTAGGTTGAAGATCTGGTTCATACGTATACGTATAGGTATGGTATGCCAGAAATGACGTGGCAATCACTCCCATCGTGAAGCCGAGCTTTTTCTTTTTTGTTGAAAAGCATGGTTTTGTATTGGAGGTTGCTTTATATCCCTTTCCTTTCACTGTATCTATGGCGTCAATGCCATCTCGATATAATTTTTTGCGTAAAATTGAGATGGCTTGGGGTACTACGCTGGTATTGTTATTTAGCTCTTGATCCCAAGCATAATTAAGAATTTCTTCTTTACTAAATACTTGTTTTGGCGCTAATAAAAGCAACGTTAATATCTTACATTCGGTTTCTGTTAACTTTATTTCATTATTTTTTTTTGAAATCGATTTATCCGCGATGTTCAATATGAAATCGCGGTGCTCAATTTTTATTCGTTTAAGCATAGAGTGAATAGACTGTATTTTATATATTCGATGTATTAATTGTTATTATATATAAGATTGTCAATACCGATGTCAAGTTTGTATCAAAAATGAACACTATATTTCTAAGTATTTGATTTTGATCACTTATTGTTACTCTTTGTATTTTAAGGATAAATATTTTTTCTTCTTGTTATGGAGTTTGGTAATGTTTTGGTATCTTTCCTGTGAATCTGTATCTTTATTGCAATTGATTTGAATGATATTTGTGGGCGTTATACCCACAAATATACAAAGGTTAGATTAGGGCTTCACAAAGCAGTGAA encodes:
- a CDS encoding winged helix-turn-helix domain-containing protein, giving the protein MNIADKSISKKNNEIKLTETECKILTLLLLAPKQVFSKEEILNYAWDQELNNNTSVVPQAISILRKKLYRDGIDAIDTVKGKGYKATSNTKPCFSTKKKKLGFTMGVIATSFLAYHTYTYTYEPDLQPKINQSLIKVSDNIYQTSNSKPVVINPEILDKNIRYFINIQDKVLSLSACKMTDQECSSIYNKIFFIDNSNENIDINKLISNIEFKFNKPIGEPIFYNSNKDGNYKVSSSINLRALNNSAYSGHAFINYDVTKLNNNQYKAELSAYVKESGYIGSFGYSVNLNVETEKVKNQPITHYIGKISRDEKYSGIKSGRQQFGTIKDQNQLYAFPLLKNGKHSTYFNHIYPMGNGVNYIYMENTNIAYLTFCYK